Within bacterium, the genomic segment TGGTGTCGGGGTTCCCGGCGGCCTGCATGCCGACAACGGTGAGCCCCGGGTAGCCCTCCGGCGCGAAGATCGTGCTCTTGACGACCGCGTAGTCCGCCGCCCCGCTCAGGACCGCCTCCAGCGCCTGCTGGTGGGAGTCGACCGGCACCGGAATGTAGACGCTCTCGGGCTTCTGGCCGGGATCGAGGAGTGCGCGGAGAAAGACCTCGCCGGCGGTGGCGAGCGGGCACGCGGCGACCCGCTTGCCCTTGAAGTCGGCGAGGCTGCCAAAGGCCCTGGCGCCATCCTTCGCCACGATGGAGGCGCGATACGTCGAGCTCCCATCCGTTCGAAGCGGGCGGGCAACCGGCCTCGCGAGCCCCTTGCCGATGAAGACCGCGGCGACGAACGACCCGGAGAACATCCCTTCGACATCACCCGACTTGAAGAGCCTGGCCGCCTCGGAGTAGTTCTTCGCAACCCTCAGGGTGATGCCCCCGAGCTGAGGCTCGGCGGCCTGCAGGTAGGCGCTGAGCACCTCGTATTTCGGCAGTTCCTTTGCCGGGTCGGTGGGCGCCATGATCACCAGGTGCAGGGGCTCGGAGGCAAATGCCGTCGAAGCCGCAAGGCACGCGGTCAGGGCGAGCAGCGGAAGCAGGTGTCTTCTCATGTCGTGGGCCCTCCTCTCCGGGGCTGCCGCCGGAGCTTCCATCCCCTGGTCCTCAATATACGCTCCCGCGGCGCGGCGGACTCCGGTCCGTGCAGCGTCCCGCGCTCCAGGCGGCGCGGGCGGCCTCACACCGCCACACTGCGGTTTCGCCCGCCTTCCTTTGCCAGGTACAGGGCCGAATCCGCGCGGGACATCAGGTCCTTCAGCTCGCGATCGGCATCCGCCAGGGAGACGACGCCGAGGCTGGCGGTCAGGTGGATCCCGCCGTACCTCAGCGGAATGTCCCGGGACGCGATCGCCCGACGGATGCGCTCCGCCGTGTCCATCGCCTGGTTCAAGGAGGTCTCGACCAGGACCACGACGAATTCCTCCCCGCCGATCCTCCCGAGCATGTCGACGTCCCTCAGGTTCGTCCGGATGATGGACGTCAAGGACCTCAGCGCCTCGTCGCCGGCCTGATGGCCATGCGTGTCGTTGATCCGCTTGAAGTGATCGGCGTCGATCATGAGCAACGACATCGCGTGCCCGAAGCGCCGCGCGCGGACGAACTCGCCCTGCGCGTGTTCCAGCACGGCGCGCCTGTTCAGCACCCCGGTGAGCGAATCGGTCTGCGCCAGGAGCTCGGCCTCCCCCTTGGCGGCAAGCAGCTCTTCCTTGTCCGCGAGGACCCTGCGGTTCAGCTCGAAGTTCGACCGCAGGTAGTGCTCGCGCATGTCGAGCGCCAGGGCCGGGATCGCATTGGCCGCGACCAGGTCGCAGATGTTGGCCATCGCGACCGGCCACGTGTAGTCCGCCGCCAGGCCGTAGCGCCCCACGGCGATGACGGCGAAGCCGACGAGCAGGGGAACCCCGATCAGCAGGGATTCCCTGACGCTCAGAGAGCTGAAGGAGTAGGAGGTCACGACCACCATGATGAGGCCGACGAAGTAGTTGCTCGCGGCCGTCTCCGTCGGCGTCGCGATCCACATCATCGCCAGCATGCACGACCCGCACCACAGGAATTCGCCGATGTAGATCTCGCGGTAGTGGCGCAGGAACCACGCCCGGCGGAACCGGATGACGACGTTCACCGCGACGAGAACAGCGATGATCGCCAGCCTGATCATCCACCCCTCGAGGAACGAAGACGGCAGCGTCCACAGGTCGAGCAGCCCGAGGACCAGGACGATCAGGCTGCCGAGGATGTTGACCGTCCATGTCGTCCGCACCTTCCCCTGGTCGATGTCCTTCTGGTACTCGCGCTCCAGCTCCGGGGGGTACGATCTTCGAGAGAACAGGCGGTAGGCGAAGACATCGTCCGACCCTGGCGCCCGCGTCGGGAGGCTCCCTGGACGACAGCGCCCCTGAGCACGACGGGTCATCCGGCAATTCTCGTGGCCGGAAAAGCCGTTGTCAAACCCGGCGGCGATCTTTGACATTCCGCCGCCGCAGCGGTATATTGGCATGCGAACACCTCGGGATACCGTGCAATCCCTGTGAGAGAGGCTGCGCGATATTCGTGTGTTCGGCCGGCGACGGCAGAGGGGGAGCATGGCAGGGAGAAACCGGAACACGTTCGTGAAGCGCCAGAAGGAAATGGAACGCGTCCAGAGGGCCAGGGCGAAGATGGCGCGAAGGCACGGAGGCCGGGCCGCGAAAGCGGGACAGGACGCCGACGAGCGGCCAGCCGAGGCGGGCATCGCCGTGGCCGTCGACGGCCCGAATCCGGAGGGAGCGGAATAATGCGCAGCAACGCGTATGCAGTGCGGCGTGAAGCCCACGTCGAGCGTCAGCGCGAGGAATCGGCCGCGGGCCTCATGTCCGACCGGTTCCCCGGGGTCTCGAGCATCGTGGTGACGATGAACTACAAGGGGGACCGCCTCTCGTCGCTGGTGAGGACGGTCAACTTCTTCGCCGGCAGCCCCGCCTACTTCAGGATCAGCTGCCTCGGAGAGGGGTGCGAGCGCGGAGCCCTCGACCTGACCTGGGTCATCCACCGGATGATCAGGGGACGTGAACGCTCGGCGAAGGGGGAGCTCGGGTGCGAGAACCGCGACCCGGCCGTCCACCACGCCAACGTCGACTACGGCGTCACGATAACCTATCGCTGAAGCCGCGGCGCCCGGGCCGCCCGCCCGCCCGCCGCGTCGAGAAAGTAATTGGAGCAATTTCAGTTCGAATGAGTTATATTGGTTCCGCTCACGTTTGCCCAATCCCCAACCGTAAGCGAGTGCAGCGTCAGGCCCGGCCGGGCTTGCGTGCATACAACAAGAACAGGGATTGAGAGAAAGGCAGTGCAGATGGCTCGTGGTTCAGTGAAGTGGTTCAACGATCAGAAGGGTTTCGGCTTCATCAGCCTCGAGGACGGCTCGAAGGACGTCTTCGTGCACCACACCGCGATCGCCGGTTCGGGCTTCAAGAGCCTGAGCGAGGGGCAGGTCGTGGAATTCGAGGTCGTCCAGGGGCAGAAGGGACCGGCCGCGGCGAACGTCCGCGCCGTCTAGCTCCAAGCCGATTCGACGGCCCCCTCCCCTGCCCGGGGAAGGGGCCGTTTCCTTTTCCGGCCCCTTGCGCGCCGTGGCGCGGCACCAGGTGCGTCCACGGACGACTGCAGCGGGCGCGCCGAGGATGGAGCCCTGGTGATGGAAGAGCAGCCCTCCTGGTCGACCCCGGCCGACGAGATGCTGCGCCGCCTGCGCTCGAGCCCCGCCGGCCTGAGCGGTGCGGAGGCCCTGCGCCGCGCCGGCGGAAGAACGGCCGGGCAGGCCATCGGCGGCGGAGACGCCCGCTATCGGGCGGCCGCTGGCCTCCTCCTCAATCAGTTCAAGAGCCCCATCGTCCTGATCCTGATCTTCGCGGCGGCGATCTCGGCGGTGCTGCACGACCCGACCGACAGCGTCATCATCCTCTCGATCGTGCTGGTGAGCGCCGGCCTCGGTTTCTGGCAGGAGCGCGGCGCGGCCGGCGCGGTGGCGAAGCTCCTGGCCATGGTGCGGGTGAACGCGACGGTGCTGCGGGACGGCGCGTACCGCGAGGTTCCCGTGGAGGCGGTCGTCGCCGGCGACGTCGTCCGGCTGTCCGCGGGCGACTCGATTCCGGGCGACTGCCTGGTTCTCGACGCGAAGGATCTCACCGTCGACGAGTCGGCCCTCACCGGGGAGACCTTCCCGGCGGGGAAGTCTGCCGGTCTCGTCGATCGCGACACCCCGCCGGCGCGGCGGACGAACTCCCTCTTCCTCGGCACGCACACGGTGAGCGGCACCGCCACGGCGCTCGTGGTGGCCACCGGCGCCGACACGGAGTTCGGCAAGGTCTCCCAGCGACTCCGCCTGCGCCCGCCCGAGACCGACTTCGAGCGCGGGGTCCGGAAGATGGGCTATCTGCTGATGGAGGTCACCTCGATCCTCGTGCTGGCGATCTTCGCGGCCAACGTCTATCTCCACCGCCCCGTGCTCGACTCGCTGCTGTTCTCCCTGGCCCTTGCCGTGGGGCTCACGCCGCAGCTGCTGCCGGCGATCATCACCATCAACCTGGCGCACGGGGCCAGGCGCATGGCGGCCTCGCGCGTCATCGTCAAGCGGCTGGCGTCCATCGAGAACTTCGGCGCCATGAACGTGCTCTGCTCCGACAAGACGGGAACCCTCACCGAGGGGCTGGTCCGACTGCGCTCGGCGCTGGATATCGAGGGCCGCGAGAGCAGCCGCGTGCTGACCTGCGGCTACCTCAACGCGTCGCCGGAGACCGGCTTCAAGAACCCCATCGACGAGGCCATCCGCACGCAGTCGCCCCCGGAGATCGCCGCCGCCGTCGCGGATTACCGCAAGCTCGGCGAGATCCCCTACGACTTCATCCGCAAGCGCCTGAGCATCCTCGTCGAGCGGAACAACGCCCGGCTGATGGTGACCAAGGGCGCCCTGGCCGCGGTCCTCGACGTCTGTTCCAGCGTCGAGACGGCGCAGGGAACCGTCGCCCTGGAGACGCCCGGGGTCAGGGCCGGCATCGACGCGCGCTTCCAGGAACTCTCCCGCCAGGGCTTCCGCACGCTGGGCGTCGCCGTGCGCGAGGCGGGGCTCGGGACCGGCCTGTCCAAGGAAGACGAGACCGGGATGACGCTCGTGGGTTTCCTGGTCTTCCACGACCCCCCCAAGGCGAGCGCGGCCCAGGCGGTGAAGGACCTCGCGCGGCTCGGCATCTCGCTCAAGGTCATCACCGGGGACAACGCCGCGGTGGCGGCCACCGTGGTGCGCGAGCTGGGGCTTCCCGAGCCGCGGCTGCTCTCCGGCCGGGAAATCGGCCACATGGGCGACGAGGCGCTCCGCAGCCGGGCCGCCGCCATCGACGTCTTCGCCGAAGTCGAGCCGAACCAGAAGGAGCGGATCGTCCTCGCGCTCAAGCAGGCGGGGAACGTGGTCGGCTACATGGGGGACGGGATCAACGACGCCTCGGCGCTGCACGCCGCGGACGTGGGGCTGTCGGTGGACGGCGCGGTGGACGTGGCCAAGGAGGCCGCGGACATCGTGCTGCTCGAGCGCGACCTGGGCGTGCTCGTCGACGGCGTGCGGGAGGGACGCCTGACCTTCGCCAACACGCTGAAGTACATCCTCATGGCCACGAGCGCCAACTTCGGCAACATGTTCAGCATGGCCGGGATCTCCCTCTTCCTGCCATTCCTGCCCCTGCTGCCGAAGCAGATCCTCCTCACCAACCTGCTGACGGACTTCCCCGAGATGACGATCGCCACCGACAACGTCGACCCCGAGGTGACCGACCGGCCCCGGCGCTGGGACATCGGCTTCCTGCGGAGGTTCATGATCGTCTTCGGCCTGGTCAGCTCGCTGTTCGACTACGCGACGTTCGGGCTGCTCCTCTGGATCCTGCGCGCCGACCAGAACCAGTTCCGCACCGGCTGGTTCCTGGAGTCGGTGGTCTCGGCCGCCCTGGTCGTGCTGGTCGTGCGCACGCGGCGTCCCTTCTTCCGCAGCCGGCCGGGGCGCGCGCTTGCGCTGGCCACGGCCGCCGTCGCCGCGGCGACGCTGATCCTGCCCCTGACCCCGCTGGCCGGCCCGTTCGAGCTGGTCAGGCTGCCGGCGGCCTTCTTCGCCGCCCTGCTGGGGGTCGTGCTGTGCTACGGCCTGACCGCGGAGGCCGCCAAGCACTTCTTCTACCGGCGCTGGTCGGGAGCGGTCAGGTGACGGCGATCCGGCCGGGCTGACCTCGCTCTTGCGCGGTTCGACGGTGGGCCTCATATTCTCCGTGAGCACTGTTTCCGGAGCAAGCCTGCCTCCGGGTCGACGGCGGACGCCGCGGAAAGCGAATGGCCGGCGGGCGGGCATCACCGAGGAGGGAACGATGGGCAGAGACGTCGGCGTGTGGATCGACCACCGCAAGGCAGTAATCGCATCGATCACGGACAAGGGCGAGGAACTGACGCTGGTGGTCTCGAAGGCCGAGCGGCAGCCCCGGCGCGCGGGCGACTCGCCGCTCAAGGGCCGCTCCGAGCCCGAGAGGGAGGC encodes:
- a CDS encoding PhnD/SsuA/transferrin family substrate-binding protein — its product is MRRHLLPLLALTACLAASTAFASEPLHLVIMAPTDPAKELPKYEVLSAYLQAAEPQLGGITLRVAKNYSEAARLFKSGDVEGMFSGSFVAAVFIGKGLARPVARPLRTDGSSTYRASIVAKDGARAFGSLADFKGKRVAACPLATAGEVFLRALLDPGQKPESVYIPVPVDSHQQALEAVLSGAADYAVVKSTIFAPEGYPGLTVVGMQAAGNPDTTLIMPSRVFERIGPAVSRALLGLETDTGEKARAVKEAFGCTGFIATTGTDFEPTFSIMRRAGVDLRTFDFAF
- a CDS encoding GGDEF domain-containing protein; the protein is MTRRAQGRCRPGSLPTRAPGSDDVFAYRLFSRRSYPPELEREYQKDIDQGKVRTTWTVNILGSLIVLVLGLLDLWTLPSSFLEGWMIRLAIIAVLVAVNVVIRFRRAWFLRHYREIYIGEFLWCGSCMLAMMWIATPTETAASNYFVGLIMVVVTSYSFSSLSVRESLLIGVPLLVGFAVIAVGRYGLAADYTWPVAMANICDLVAANAIPALALDMREHYLRSNFELNRRVLADKEELLAAKGEAELLAQTDSLTGVLNRRAVLEHAQGEFVRARRFGHAMSLLMIDADHFKRINDTHGHQAGDEALRSLTSIIRTNLRDVDMLGRIGGEEFVVVLVETSLNQAMDTAERIRRAIASRDIPLRYGGIHLTASLGVVSLADADRELKDLMSRADSALYLAKEGGRNRSVAV
- a CDS encoding cold-shock protein, which gives rise to MARGSVKWFNDQKGFGFISLEDGSKDVFVHHTAIAGSGFKSLSEGQVVEFEVVQGQKGPAAANVRAV
- the mgtA gene encoding magnesium-translocating P-type ATPase produces the protein MEEQPSWSTPADEMLRRLRSSPAGLSGAEALRRAGGRTAGQAIGGGDARYRAAAGLLLNQFKSPIVLILIFAAAISAVLHDPTDSVIILSIVLVSAGLGFWQERGAAGAVAKLLAMVRVNATVLRDGAYREVPVEAVVAGDVVRLSAGDSIPGDCLVLDAKDLTVDESALTGETFPAGKSAGLVDRDTPPARRTNSLFLGTHTVSGTATALVVATGADTEFGKVSQRLRLRPPETDFERGVRKMGYLLMEVTSILVLAIFAANVYLHRPVLDSLLFSLALAVGLTPQLLPAIITINLAHGARRMAASRVIVKRLASIENFGAMNVLCSDKTGTLTEGLVRLRSALDIEGRESSRVLTCGYLNASPETGFKNPIDEAIRTQSPPEIAAAVADYRKLGEIPYDFIRKRLSILVERNNARLMVTKGALAAVLDVCSSVETAQGTVALETPGVRAGIDARFQELSRQGFRTLGVAVREAGLGTGLSKEDETGMTLVGFLVFHDPPKASAAQAVKDLARLGISLKVITGDNAAVAATVVRELGLPEPRLLSGREIGHMGDEALRSRAAAIDVFAEVEPNQKERIVLALKQAGNVVGYMGDGINDASALHAADVGLSVDGAVDVAKEAADIVLLERDLGVLVDGVREGRLTFANTLKYILMATSANFGNMFSMAGISLFLPFLPLLPKQILLTNLLTDFPEMTIATDNVDPEVTDRPRRWDIGFLRRFMIVFGLVSSLFDYATFGLLLWILRADQNQFRTGWFLESVVSAALVVLVVRTRRPFFRSRPGRALALATAAVAAATLILPLTPLAGPFELVRLPAAFFAALLGVVLCYGLTAEAAKHFFYRRWSGAVR